Part of the Methanobacterium spitsbergense genome, TTTGTTTTGGGAGTCAATTAAAAAGAGTCCAGACTCTAACTTTTCAACCATTGATCTATACTTCTCTTCACTTTTTCTAAGATCAATTTCAATACGTTTACGTTCGATAGAGTATTTTATTGACCGTGAAAGTAGTTGTTTATCTATTTGTCCCTTAACAAGGTAATCTTGAGCACCCTCTGACACTATGTTTATGGCAAGATCCTCGTCCAATAATCCAGTTAAAATTATTATGGGTACTTCAGGTGCATGAATGTTCATTGTGTTAAAAGTATCAATACCCTGGCTATCTGGAAGGTTTAAATCTAAGAGCATGATATCAAAATCTTCATTTACATGTTCCAATCCATCTTTAATCCGTTTGAAATGATCTAGTACAAAATTATCGGCATAAACTTCTTTAAGCATTTCATTGATTATCAATGCATCTCCAGGATTATCCTCTATTAATAAAATATGTATCTTCTTGTCAGTCATGGTTTTCACCTAGTTGGAAGTTTTACAATGCTTAACCAGAAATTTTCTATGGACTTCACAACGTTGATGAATTGATCAAGGTCCACTGGTTTGGTGATGTAACAATT contains:
- a CDS encoding PAS domain S-box protein, whose translation is MTDKKIHILLIEDNPGDALIINEMLKEVYADNFVLDHFKRIKDGLEHVNEDFDIMLLDLNLPDSQGIDTFNTMNIHAPEVPIIILTGLLDEDLAINIVSEGAQDYLVKGQIDKQLLSRSIKYSIERKRIEIDLRKSEEKYRSMVEKLESGLFLIDSQNKINYVNSQMADMLGYKMDDLMNQNVFNFINKSCRNVFKKHLKVNNKHIGQTYEIQFLNKEGTPLWVLVSTSPLHKVTGEYIGAISIMTDITARKGMEKSIMDAMVEKDKDFFLIMGNMVEAVKPLIQTEYVEDFQDKFT